A segment of the Pseudomonas versuta genome:
CAGGGCCGTGTGCCGCCAGTTGTCGAAAATACTTGAGGTCGAGACTGCAACCACCACCACTAGCGGAAGGTCGCGAACCTGGGCGAAGTTGTACAGACGTTCCTGATGATAGATCCCGGACATGGCAGTAAAGCTGCCATGTCGCTCCTTCAGAAAACGAATGAAATTGGGTGCCTGGCTTAGATTCTGGCCGATATAGGTTTGCGCTGACCCGGGATATTGGGTCAACAGAAAGCCGTCGGCGCTGACCAGACTGATGTTGCCGGTCGGCCCGATGTCCAGGCCACGGAACATGTTCTGGAAATAGCTCAATTTGATCTGACCTACTGCCACCCCCCGAAATGCACCTTCCGGACCTGAGACTCTACGGCTAAGGATAATGTTCCACTCATTGGGGTCTTGGCTGGAGTGGAAGGGGCGGCTGATGAAGATTTCGTCGTCTACAGCATTGAGGTGGGCCTGGAACCATGGCTGCTCGCGGGCCTTATCAGGCACGGGCATGGCCGCACCGGAGCTGGCGATCAGCTTGCCTTCGGCATCCACTACGAAAAATCCGGCATTGGACGGTGCTTCACTGGCTCTGGCAAAGAGCAGGGCGTGCCGGGTTCGGGGGGCAAGAGAGGAGAGTTCCTGGCTTTGCAGTAAATCGATCAGGCTGGTGAGCGCCGAGTCATACAGCGAAAAGGTGTTGCGAATGTCGCGGTTGATCAATTGCACCAGGTTCAACGCCGAACGCGTGGCTTCTTGCTCGGTATTGCGGTATTCCCTGACCAGCAAATAGCCAACGATACTGAGTATGGCAACCACTGAGAGTGTTGTTGCCCCGAACAGCATGCGTCGGGTGATGATATGTGTGCGCCGGGAGTGTGGAATGGCCTTAACCTCACTGATGCGTTTCGTGCCCAGACATAAGGTTGCGACCTATTGCCATAAGGCCAGCCTGAAGGCTGGCCTTATGCTCATAATTTAAAACACATCGACAGGATAGTCGATGATCACGCGGTATTCGTCTACATCGTTATCAACTGTCTGGTAGGCATCGTTGCCGCGGTTGGTTGCCCAGCGCAGACTCACCGCCAAGTCTTTGGCCTTGCCATCCTGAATCACATATTTCAGACCCAGGTCGCGCTCCCAGTGATGGGCATCCTTGCCTTGGGGGTTATACCAGTTGCCATAACCGATGCTATTGGCGTCAGCCTTGGTCAGGTCCAGTTCGCCGCGCGAGTACGAGATGCTGGACGTCAGGCCGGCAATCCCCAGGCCGGCAAAATCATATTCGTATTGCAGCTTCCAGGAGCGTTCGTTCGGGCCGTTGAAGTCCGAATATTGCTGCGAGTTGTCGAGGTAAACGCTGTCGCCCTGGTTGATGTAGTCAAATGGCGTGTTGCCATTGACCTTCTGCAGCACCGTGGTGAGCTTGTGTCCGGCCATGGAGAGCGCAAGATGCAGGCTGAATGTGTTGTTGTTGATATCCCCCAGCAGCGCTTTACCGCTGTCCCGGGTGTGATAGTAATGCAGCCCCGGATTCAGGCTGATGCTGTCTGACACGGCGTAGGTGTAATCCAGATCGTAGTAGTACTGGTCCCACACATCCTTGAGCTGGGCGGCGTACAGATTGCTGGTGATCTCGGGGATACCGCTCCACGACGCGCCGGCCCAGGTCAGGTGTTTGCTGGTCTGGTCGTCAAGGTTGCCGTAGGTGGTCGTCAGGCGGCGCATGCCGCTCTGGTTGTAGGGTTTGTTGAAGCTGGCCTGGCCACCCTCGAACATCCAGCCGTCAAAACTGTGGTTGGTCAGGCTGACGCCGCGAAAGGTCTGGGGCAGCATGCGGGTTTCGCCGCCGGCGATAACCGGGTTGGTCAAAAACAGATCACCGGCTTTGAGCTCGGTATCAAACGCGCGGATCTTCAGCGCGGCACCGGCTGATGAAAAGGATGTCGGCGCTTTGCCGTTGCCGTCACTGACCGGCAGGATGCTGCTGCCATCGGTGCCGCCACCGCCGTCCAGCTTCAGTCCGAGCATGCCATAGGCATCCAGGCCGAAACCGACTACGCCCTGGGTGAAGCCCGACTCGAATTTTCCCACAAAGCCCTGGCCCCATTCCTTGCTGTCGTCAGCATGGGGGCTGCGGATATCGTGGTTCATGTAATAGTTTCGGGTATGAATCTTGAGGCTGGAGCCTTCAATAAAACCGTCTTTGGACGCTTCGTCGTCTGCGTGGGCGAAAGCGGGGATCGTTGCAGCCAGGGCAATGAATAAAGGACTTAGTTTGAGTGAATGCTTCACCAGGTTGGAGCTCCTTTTTAGGGCCGAAAGTTGTTGTAGTTCTCGATGATTACGCTGCCCGTCACAGGACGCCAAAGGAGCAGGCGCCTTAATTAAAGAGCAAAAAAAAGCCGCTATAATAGCGGCTTTTGAAACAGTTAGTCACATGTGTCGCGCGTGACTCACTGGGTAGGGAAGTCTTCAGGTGTTTACTCAGCTGTCTTTCGATTCATCCGAAACGCTGGATTTGGCCTGTATTTGCTCGGGCTTGGCGTCGTTTTGATGACGTGCTGCCAGTTCTGTTTGAGCCTGATCAAAAGACGCGGCGCGGGCCGCATTTTGTGCGACGAACGCGGGTGATTCTTCCGCCATGGCCAAGGGCGACAACAACAAAGACGACATGACGAAAACGCTGGCCATACCCATACTGCTGGACATTTCAAGGACCTTCTTGCTGAGCAAGTTCTGTGTGGTGTCAGCAATTTATAGCCATCGTGGCCAGTGAAAAAGCCCTGTTTCATACAAGGACTTTTGCGTTTTGGGTAACAAACCCGGGGAGGTGCCGGGTAGACACATTGAGTATTCAGGCACTGCTGAGTCTTGTGGGAGCTGACCTAGCGATGGCATCACGTCAGCGACACCGGTGTGCCTGTATCGCCAGCAAGCTGGCTCCCACAATAGGCTTGGGGCCTCAAACCGGTAAAAACAGGCCAAAGGTATTGCGCCCTTCGCCGCTGTACACAAACACATCCCCGCCATGCATCTGCGCGATGGCTTTGACGATCGCCAGCCCCAGCCCGTGATTGGCCCCGCTGTTGTGACGCGAGGCATCAACCCGATAGAAACGCTCGAACAACCGTGGCAAATGTTCATCGGCAATCGGTTC
Coding sequences within it:
- a CDS encoding sensor domain-containing diguanylate cyclase — translated: MVAILSIVGYLLVREYRNTEQEATRSALNLVQLINRDIRNTFSLYDSALTSLIDLLQSQELSSLAPRTRHALLFARASEAPSNAGFFVVDAEGKLIASSGAAMPVPDKAREQPWFQAHLNAVDDEIFISRPFHSSQDPNEWNIILSRRVSGPEGAFRGVAVGQIKLSYFQNMFRGLDIGPTGNISLVSADGFLLTQYPGSAQTYIGQNLSQAPNFIRFLKERHGSFTAMSGIYHQERLYNFAQVRDLPLVVVVAVSTSSIFDNWRHTALLIGSATLLLCLGLLWLTWLLTRELRLRHQAERVLAELAATDPLTGLANRRTLDTTLDLEWRRAQRSGSPVSLMMIDIDNFKDFNDSHGHQAGDEAIRRVAQVIKSHTRRPADLAARYGGEEFAVILTETGATGTRLLAEKIRAAVEEMEPVIANHKKLTVSLGTCSRYAKPGDDPQALISTADKALYQAKKGGRNRVVNINETGLNALRPKPQA
- a CDS encoding OprD family porin, with amino-acid sequence MKHSLKLSPLFIALAATIPAFAHADDEASKDGFIEGSSLKIHTRNYYMNHDIRSPHADDSKEWGQGFVGKFESGFTQGVVGFGLDAYGMLGLKLDGGGGTDGSSILPVSDGNGKAPTSFSSAGAALKIRAFDTELKAGDLFLTNPVIAGGETRMLPQTFRGVSLTNHSFDGWMFEGGQASFNKPYNQSGMRRLTTTYGNLDDQTSKHLTWAGASWSGIPEITSNLYAAQLKDVWDQYYYDLDYTYAVSDSISLNPGLHYYHTRDSGKALLGDINNNTFSLHLALSMAGHKLTTVLQKVNGNTPFDYINQGDSVYLDNSQQYSDFNGPNERSWKLQYEYDFAGLGIAGLTSSISYSRGELDLTKADANSIGYGNWYNPQGKDAHHWERDLGLKYVIQDGKAKDLAVSLRWATNRGNDAYQTVDNDVDEYRVIIDYPVDVF